The following proteins are co-located in the Microcebus murinus isolate Inina chromosome 21, M.murinus_Inina_mat1.0, whole genome shotgun sequence genome:
- the LOC105876511 gene encoding serine protease inhibitor Kazal-type 6, which yields MKLSGVFLLLSLALFCFFSGVFTQGEQDKRGCITRSEGRLPGRGVLRKHLFQIDCGEFRDPKVYCTRESNPHCGSDGQTYGNKCAFCKAAVKSGGKINLKHPGKC from the exons ATGAAACTATCAGGTGTCTTTCTGCTCCTCTCTCtggctcttttctgctttttttcag gtgtCTTCACTCAAGGAGAACAG GACAAAAGAGGCTGCATCACAAGATCAGAGGGCCGATTGCCAGGGAGAGGTGTCTTAAGGAAGCATCTCTTTCAA ATTGACTGTGGTGAGTTCCGAGACCCCAAGGTCTACTGCACTCGGGAATCTAACCCCCACTGTGGCTCTGACGGGCAGACATATGGCAATAAATGTGCCTTCTGTAAGGCGGCAGT gaAAAGTGGAGGAAAGATTAACCTAAAGCATCCTGGAAAATGCTGA